One stretch of Flavobacterium sp. 9 DNA includes these proteins:
- a CDS encoding RagB/SusD family nutrient uptake outer membrane protein, protein MKRLYISMFVLSGILFSGCSNDFLDVEPSEAIPADPALVNSDAGATGFVTAIYNQFLGWEMSSFGWNAVSSIITDDADKGSDPGDAGGDKDIVDALTYNASTPSFQSTWEANYAGINRCNQALEMFPKLDKATPSLKARLVGETKFLRAFMYFTLVKGYGGVPIVDHLALVPISEEDRKMQLTRKSVAEVYAFIEKDLNDAIEALPLKSAYTGADVVRVSKGSAYALLAKVNLYQKNWQKVIDNCDKVTGYSLVSDYSLQYKKEGEFGPESIFEINGVGSTSTPGFGIGNYSVSQAPRGAGGWGWGFNTPTEGLANAYEPGDVRRAATIIFRGSVLYDGKVIPSTVANPRYNYKAYSSAFYNQEFTDTNLRYLRYAEVILMKAEALNELGDTAGAIPLVNQIRKRAGLGDTPFTSQSDIRKAIWKERRLEFAFEHDRWFDLVRTGQAEAAMAADGKTFIVGKHELWPIPTSFLREAGGLSQQNPGGY, encoded by the coding sequence ATGAAAAGATTATATATATCAATGTTTGTACTATCTGGGATACTTTTTTCCGGATGTTCAAATGACTTTTTGGATGTAGAGCCATCAGAAGCTATTCCTGCAGATCCTGCGTTGGTAAATAGCGATGCAGGAGCTACAGGTTTTGTAACTGCAATTTACAATCAATTTTTAGGATGGGAAATGTCATCTTTTGGATGGAATGCAGTTTCAAGTATTATCACAGATGACGCTGATAAAGGTTCTGACCCAGGAGATGCGGGTGGAGATAAAGATATTGTTGATGCTTTGACTTATAATGCTTCAACTCCTTCATTTCAATCTACTTGGGAAGCTAATTACGCTGGGATAAACAGATGTAATCAAGCATTAGAAATGTTCCCTAAATTAGATAAGGCAACACCAAGTTTAAAAGCAAGATTAGTAGGAGAAACGAAATTCTTGAGAGCTTTTATGTATTTTACTTTAGTAAAAGGATACGGTGGAGTTCCAATTGTTGATCATTTAGCTCTTGTTCCAATTTCTGAAGAGGACAGAAAAATGCAATTGACACGTAAATCAGTAGCAGAAGTTTATGCTTTTATCGAAAAAGATTTAAATGATGCTATCGAAGCTTTGCCTTTAAAATCGGCTTACACTGGTGCAGATGTTGTGAGAGTTTCTAAAGGATCAGCATATGCTTTATTGGCTAAAGTAAATTTATACCAAAAAAATTGGCAAAAAGTAATTGACAATTGTGATAAAGTAACTGGTTATTCTTTAGTTTCTGATTATTCTCTACAATATAAAAAAGAAGGAGAATTTGGTCCGGAATCTATTTTCGAAATCAACGGAGTAGGTTCTACTTCTACCCCTGGATTTGGAATTGGAAATTACTCTGTTTCTCAAGCGCCTCGTGGAGCTGGAGGATGGGGTTGGGGATTCAACACACCAACTGAAGGATTAGCTAATGCTTATGAGCCAGGAGATGTTAGAAGAGCTGCAACCATTATTTTCAGAGGTTCAGTTTTATATGATGGTAAAGTAATACCATCAACTGTAGCAAATCCAAGATATAATTATAAAGCATATTCATCAGCTTTTTACAATCAGGAATTTACAGATACAAATCTTAGATATTTAAGATATGCCGAAGTTATATTAATGAAAGCAGAAGCTTTGAATGAATTAGGAGATACTGCAGGAGCTATTCCTTTAGTAAATCAAATTCGTAAAAGAGCAGGTTTAGGAGATACTCCTTTTACTTCTCAATCAGATATTAGAAAAGCAATCTGGAAAGAAAGAAGATTAGAATTTGCTTTTGAGCACGACAGATGGTTTGATCTTGTTAGAACAGGACAAGCAGAAGCGGCTATGGCAGCAGATGGAAAAACTTTCATTGTTGGAAAACATGAGTTATGGCCTATACCAACTTCATTCTTAAGAGAAGCTGGTGGACTTTCTCAACAAAATCCGGGAGGTTACTAA
- a CDS encoding glucoamylase family protein, with product MVRISVLLLVFTFFGCGSNSDKSKEKEGENAVAVKLTDEQLLATVQKQTFKYFWDYAEPNSGLARERFHPDGNYPENDANIVTTGGSGFGLMAIVSGMSQGYITKEQGVERLNKIADFLGKADRFHGAWSHWIDGNTGKVKPFGTKDNGGDLVETSFLVAGMITVREYLKEGSEKEKAVAQKYDALWKGVEWNWYTNKKNVLYWHWSPTYDWQMNFALEGYNECLITYVMAASSPTHSIDAKVYHEGWARSGGIVSAKKKYDIPLILKHNGAEEFGGPLFWAHYSYVGLDPNQLSDKYANYWDLNVNQTKINYEYCVQNPKKGYSADYWGLTASYSRNPDGSIGYNAHMPSNDQGVVSPTAAISSIAYTPKESMAVIRNLYENHKKETWGEAGFYDALSLQNNWVEKRYLAIDQGPEVVMIENYRTGLLWKLFMNAPEVKQGLTKLGFHSGKYGI from the coding sequence ATGGTTAGAATTTCAGTTTTATTATTAGTTTTTACATTTTTTGGTTGCGGATCTAATTCTGATAAATCAAAAGAAAAAGAAGGAGAAAATGCTGTTGCTGTAAAATTAACAGATGAACAACTTTTAGCTACTGTTCAAAAACAGACTTTTAAATATTTCTGGGATTATGCCGAACCAAATTCAGGATTGGCAAGAGAACGTTTTCATCCTGATGGAAATTATCCTGAAAATGATGCTAACATTGTTACAACCGGAGGTTCTGGTTTTGGCTTAATGGCGATCGTTTCCGGAATGTCTCAAGGATATATTACAAAAGAACAAGGAGTTGAACGACTAAACAAAATTGCAGATTTTTTAGGCAAAGCAGATCGTTTTCATGGAGCATGGTCACATTGGATAGACGGAAATACCGGAAAAGTAAAGCCTTTTGGAACCAAGGATAATGGTGGAGACTTAGTCGAAACATCATTTTTGGTTGCAGGAATGATTACAGTTCGCGAATATCTAAAAGAAGGTTCAGAAAAAGAAAAAGCTGTCGCTCAAAAATATGACGCACTTTGGAAAGGGGTTGAATGGAATTGGTACACAAACAAGAAAAATGTATTGTACTGGCACTGGTCACCGACATACGACTGGCAAATGAATTTTGCACTTGAAGGATACAACGAATGTTTGATTACTTATGTAATGGCTGCATCGTCACCAACACATTCAATTGATGCAAAAGTATATCATGAAGGTTGGGCGAGAAGTGGCGGAATTGTTTCGGCAAAAAAGAAATATGATATTCCGTTAATTTTAAAACATAATGGAGCAGAAGAATTTGGCGGACCATTATTCTGGGCACATTACTCTTATGTTGGATTGGATCCAAATCAGTTAAGCGATAAATATGCGAACTATTGGGATTTGAATGTTAACCAGACAAAAATCAATTACGAGTATTGTGTTCAAAATCCTAAGAAAGGCTACAGCGCTGATTATTGGGGATTAACAGCATCTTATTCAAGAAATCCTGATGGATCGATTGGATATAATGCACACATGCCAAGCAACGATCAAGGTGTTGTGTCGCCAACAGCAGCAATTAGTTCTATTGCTTATACTCCAAAAGAATCAATGGCAGTGATTAGAAATTTATACGAAAATCATAAAAAAGAAACTTGGGGAGAAGCAGGATTCTATGATGCTTTAAGCTTACAGAATAATTGGGTAGAAAAACGTTATCTGGCAATTGATCAGGGACCGGAAGTAGTAATGATCGAAAATTACAGAACTGGTTTATTATGGAAATTATTCATGAATGCGCCTGAAGTAAAACAAGGATTAACAAAATTAGGTTTCCATTCAGGAAAATATGGAATTTAA
- a CDS encoding prolyl oligopeptidase family serine peptidase: MRYKFALIAVLFSVLGFAQSESTGTIKTEVIVKHELGYALHKPANTKENKPLIVFISGDGEKGTDIEKVKINGPLKYLKTHSLDAYVLAPQCKSDENWDIESINELILKIQKENKIDPNRIYVTGLSSGGWAAWNLALSYPDKFAAIVPISGFVDLIELESACKIANIPTRIFHGLLDDVVKVDYAITIYKELKKCNAKDVQLTIFDDAGHDSWTRVYDNPEIYDWMFKQIKTNTNK, encoded by the coding sequence ATGAGATATAAATTTGCATTAATTGCGGTATTATTTTCTGTATTGGGATTTGCACAAAGCGAATCAACGGGAACTATAAAAACTGAGGTAATTGTAAAACATGAATTAGGTTATGCTTTACACAAACCCGCCAATACAAAAGAAAATAAGCCATTAATAGTTTTTATTTCAGGAGATGGAGAAAAAGGAACCGACATTGAAAAAGTAAAAATCAATGGACCTTTAAAGTATTTAAAAACACATTCATTAGATGCCTATGTTTTGGCTCCGCAATGTAAATCAGATGAAAATTGGGATATTGAATCTATTAATGAATTGATTTTAAAAATTCAAAAAGAAAATAAAATCGATCCTAACAGAATTTACGTAACCGGTTTAAGTTCCGGAGGTTGGGCAGCGTGGAATCTGGCTTTATCATATCCTGATAAATTTGCGGCAATAGTACCAATTTCAGGTTTTGTTGATTTGATAGAGTTAGAAAGTGCTTGTAAGATTGCTAATATTCCAACCAGAATTTTTCATGGATTATTAGACGATGTTGTAAAAGTAGATTACGCTATAACAATTTACAAAGAATTAAAAAAATGCAATGCCAAAGATGTTCAACTGACCATTTTTGATGATGCAGGTCACGATAGTTGGACACGAGTTTATGACAATCCCGAAATTTATGACTGGATGTTTAAACAGATAAAAACAAATACGAACAAATAA
- the bglX gene encoding beta-glucosidase BglX, protein MKNKLVLLFLGCAVLGYAQKKTTKNTVKIKPKSEFVAELLSKMTLDEKLGQLNLPTSGDITTGQANSSDVAKKIAEGKVGGLFNIKSVQKIREVQKIAVEKSRLKIPLIFGMDVIHGYETTFPIPLGLSCTWDMGLIERSAQIAAQEASADGINWTFSPMVDVSRDPRWGRVSEGSGEDPYLGSQIAKAMVNGYQQHDLSKNNSIMACVKHFALYGAPEAGRDYNTVDMSHIRMFNDYFPPYKAAVDAGVGSVMASFNEIDGIPATGNKWLMTDVLRKQWGFKGFVVTDFTGIPEMIEHGMGDLQAVSALSLNAGVEMDMVGEGFLTTLKKSLDEKKVTIETIDNAVKLILEAKYDLGLFSDPYKYCDANRAKTEIFTASSRKEARSISAQSLVLLKNQGQVLPLKKSGTIALIGPLADAKENMPGTWSVATKMENAISLLAGIKEVAGPSAKVLYAKGSNLDYDETFETNATMFGKTLHRDGRSKEELLAEALKVANQSDVIVAALGESAEMSGESSSRTNLEIPQAQKDLLNALLKTGKPVVLVLFDGRPLVIKEENETVPAILNVWFAGSEAGYAIADVLFGDVNPSGKLTSTFPRSVGQLPIYYAHKNTGRPLSNTEGKFEKFRSNYIDERNEPLFPFGFGLSYTSFEYSNLKISSDKMNFNGKLKVTVDVANTGNYDGKETVQLYIRDLVGSVTRPVRELKNFQKITLKKGEKQTLTFDITVEDLKFYNSDLQFVAEPGQFDIFVGGNSNADKKVSFELAK, encoded by the coding sequence ATGAAAAACAAATTAGTCTTACTTTTTTTAGGATGTGCTGTTTTGGGTTATGCTCAAAAAAAGACCACTAAAAATACAGTAAAAATTAAACCAAAATCAGAGTTTGTAGCTGAACTATTGTCAAAAATGACATTAGACGAAAAATTAGGGCAGCTTAATTTACCAACTTCTGGAGATATTACGACAGGACAAGCAAACAGTTCTGATGTGGCTAAAAAAATTGCTGAAGGTAAAGTAGGAGGTTTATTCAATATTAAATCTGTTCAAAAAATTAGAGAAGTACAAAAGATTGCTGTTGAAAAAAGCCGTTTAAAAATTCCATTGATTTTTGGTATGGACGTAATTCACGGTTACGAAACAACATTCCCAATTCCGTTAGGATTATCATGTACCTGGGATATGGGTTTAATCGAAAGAAGTGCTCAAATTGCCGCTCAGGAAGCAAGTGCTGACGGTATTAACTGGACATTCTCTCCAATGGTTGACGTTTCTCGTGATCCTCGTTGGGGAAGAGTTTCTGAAGGTTCAGGTGAAGATCCATATTTAGGAAGTCAAATTGCAAAAGCAATGGTAAACGGTTACCAACAACACGATCTTTCTAAAAATAATTCTATCATGGCATGTGTAAAACATTTTGCTCTTTATGGTGCGCCAGAAGCAGGACGTGATTACAACACAGTTGACATGAGTCATATTAGAATGTTCAACGATTATTTTCCTCCTTACAAAGCAGCAGTTGATGCTGGTGTAGGTTCCGTTATGGCTTCTTTTAACGAAATTGACGGAATTCCTGCAACAGGAAACAAATGGTTAATGACAGATGTTTTAAGAAAACAATGGGGTTTCAAAGGTTTTGTAGTAACAGACTTTACAGGAATTCCAGAAATGATCGAACACGGAATGGGTGATTTACAAGCAGTTTCTGCTTTATCACTTAATGCTGGTGTAGAAATGGATATGGTTGGAGAAGGTTTCTTAACGACTTTGAAAAAATCTTTAGACGAGAAAAAAGTAACAATCGAAACAATCGATAATGCAGTAAAACTTATTCTTGAAGCAAAATATGACTTAGGATTATTTAGTGATCCATATAAATATTGTGATGCTAACAGAGCAAAAACTGAAATCTTTACAGCAAGCAGCAGAAAAGAAGCAAGATCAATCTCTGCACAATCATTGGTTTTATTAAAAAATCAAGGTCAGGTATTGCCACTTAAAAAATCTGGAACTATTGCTTTAATCGGACCATTGGCAGATGCCAAAGAAAACATGCCGGGAACTTGGAGCGTAGCTACAAAAATGGAAAATGCTATATCATTATTAGCAGGAATCAAAGAAGTAGCAGGACCTTCTGCAAAAGTGTTATATGCAAAAGGAAGCAACTTAGATTACGATGAAACTTTTGAAACAAACGCAACAATGTTTGGTAAAACTTTACACCGTGATGGACGTTCAAAAGAAGAATTATTGGCAGAAGCTTTAAAAGTAGCGAACCAATCAGATGTAATTGTTGCTGCACTTGGAGAATCTGCAGAAATGAGTGGAGAATCAAGCAGCCGTACGAATTTAGAAATTCCACAAGCGCAAAAAGATTTATTAAACGCATTATTAAAAACAGGAAAACCAGTTGTTTTAGTATTATTTGACGGTCGTCCGTTAGTAATTAAAGAAGAAAACGAAACTGTTCCTGCAATTTTAAATGTTTGGTTTGCAGGTTCTGAAGCAGGTTATGCTATTGCCGATGTTTTATTTGGAGATGTAAACCCTTCAGGAAAATTAACTTCAACTTTCCCAAGAAGCGTTGGACAATTGCCAATTTATTACGCACACAAAAATACAGGAAGACCACTTTCTAATACAGAAGGAAAATTCGAAAAATTCAGATCTAATTATATCGACGAAAGAAATGAGCCATTATTCCCATTTGGTTTCGGATTAAGTTATACTTCTTTTGAATATTCAAACTTGAAAATTTCATCTGATAAAATGAATTTCAACGGAAAATTAAAAGTAACTGTTGATGTTGCAAACACAGGAAACTATGACGGAAAAGAAACCGTTCAATTATACATTAGAGATTTAGTAGGTTCAGTAACAAGACCAGTTAGAGAATTGAAAAATTTCCAAAAAATTACACTTAAAAAAGGTGAAAAACAAACCTTGACTTTTGATATTACGGTTGAAGATTTAAAATTTTATAACTCTGATTTACAATTCGTAGCAGAGCCTGGACAGTTTGATATTTTCGTTGGTGGAAATTCAAATGCCGACAAGAAAGTTAGTTTTGAATTAGCTAAATAG
- a CDS encoding glycerophosphodiester phosphodiesterase family protein, translating to MNKNKISKTLFLMSMMVVFSSCSVSKNAVVAHRGAWKKNNLPENSIASLRHAIDLKLAGSEFDVWRTADDSLVINHDAHCNKLLIEDTNYADLIKFKLSNGEKLPTLYEYIKEGKRNNKRTLLVCEVKPSEISKERGKVTAVKTVEIIKKLKADKITCYISFDYEILKQIQQLDPKAGLQYLEGNKSPAEVKKDNISGIDYHYSVFQKHPEWITEAKDNKITLNVWTVNDAEVMDWIIGNKFDYITTNEPELLKERLNKKN from the coding sequence ATGAATAAAAATAAAATTTCTAAGACACTTTTTTTAATGTCGATGATGGTTGTTTTTTCATCTTGTAGTGTCAGTAAAAATGCTGTTGTAGCACATCGGGGAGCATGGAAAAAGAATAATTTGCCAGAAAACTCAATCGCTTCTCTTAGACACGCTATTGATTTAAAACTTGCAGGTTCTGAATTTGATGTTTGGAGAACAGCCGACGATTCACTTGTAATCAATCACGATGCACATTGTAATAAATTACTGATTGAAGACACAAATTATGCTGATTTGATAAAGTTTAAACTTTCAAACGGAGAGAAACTGCCAACTTTATACGAGTATATTAAAGAAGGGAAAAGGAACAATAAGCGAACACTATTAGTCTGTGAAGTAAAGCCTTCGGAAATAAGTAAAGAAAGAGGAAAAGTAACAGCAGTAAAAACGGTTGAAATAATCAAAAAACTTAAAGCAGATAAAATAACGTGTTACATAAGTTTTGATTACGAAATTCTGAAGCAAATTCAGCAATTAGATCCAAAAGCAGGATTGCAATATCTCGAAGGAAATAAGTCTCCAGCCGAAGTCAAAAAAGATAATATTTCTGGAATTGACTACCATTATTCCGTTTTTCAAAAGCATCCGGAATGGATAACAGAAGCAAAAGACAACAAGATTACGCTAAATGTCTGGACGGTAAATGATGCTGAGGTTATGGATTGGATTATTGGAAATAAATTTGATTACATCACAACCAATGAACCGGAATTACTTAAGGAAAGATTAAATAAAAAGAATTAA
- a CDS encoding discoidin domain-containing protein yields MKKLYLIPVLLMIIGFNTNIIAQNTIPGKTEWFDPNKPATTYCNPINIGYNYTTHNHNGIPESRRSSADPVIITYKGEYYLFATNQAGFFWSKDMSDWNFVYGSFQRQPGDDDQCAPAAWVVNDTLFYVGSTWKRDHPIWKTADPKSGRWTRHVDKAMLPTWDPAIFQDDNKKVYMYYGSSGKLPLVGVEVDYNTWLPKGNQADYAQLYKATEVEDIQRPYGQVKEVAILDPANHGWERFGPNNDMEPAPWGNFIEGAWMTKHNGKYYMQYGAPATEFKGYANGVHVGDNPLGPFVYQKHNPMSYKPGGFVIGAGHGNTFADNYGNYWNTGTCKISIKDRFERRIDMFPAGFDKDDVMYSITSYGDFPIVLPTSERNQEKGASSGWMLLSYKKPVTVSSSEECMEVETHRMDNGGKKVYEKFCYGANNLTDENIQTYWSAKTDKPGEWLQLDLGRQMQIKALQINYADHKATQYNKAMDIYYQYKIFMSDDAENWTLVVDKSQNAKDVPHDYVELTKAIKARYIKMVNIHNASGLFAISDFRVFGNGLSEKPKPVSNFKVDRNAKDSRNAMITWKKQADAIGYNIYYGISPDKLYNSIMVYDESSYDFRGLDKGTKYYFTIEAFNENGIGEKNKLKEVK; encoded by the coding sequence ATGAAAAAATTATATTTAATACCTGTTTTGCTAATGATTATTGGTTTTAATACTAATATCATAGCGCAGAATACCATTCCCGGTAAAACAGAATGGTTTGACCCAAACAAACCCGCAACAACATATTGCAATCCAATTAATATTGGATACAATTATACAACGCATAATCATAACGGAATTCCCGAATCGCGTCGTTCAAGCGCAGATCCGGTAATTATTACTTATAAAGGCGAATATTATTTATTTGCAACCAATCAGGCAGGTTTCTTTTGGAGTAAAGATATGTCAGACTGGAATTTCGTTTATGGAAGTTTTCAAAGGCAACCAGGCGACGATGACCAATGTGCGCCGGCTGCGTGGGTTGTAAATGATACTTTATTCTACGTTGGTTCAACCTGGAAAAGAGATCATCCAATCTGGAAAACAGCTGACCCAAAATCTGGAAGATGGACACGTCACGTAGACAAAGCAATGTTGCCAACTTGGGATCCTGCGATTTTTCAGGATGATAATAAAAAAGTATATATGTACTACGGATCAAGCGGAAAATTGCCACTTGTTGGTGTAGAAGTTGATTATAATACATGGTTGCCAAAAGGAAATCAAGCAGATTACGCTCAATTATATAAAGCAACTGAAGTCGAAGATATTCAGCGTCCATATGGCCAAGTAAAAGAAGTGGCTATTTTAGATCCTGCAAATCACGGTTGGGAACGTTTTGGTCCCAATAATGATATGGAGCCAGCGCCTTGGGGAAATTTTATTGAAGGAGCTTGGATGACCAAACATAACGGCAAATATTATATGCAATACGGAGCTCCGGCAACTGAGTTCAAAGGTTATGCAAATGGTGTTCATGTAGGAGATAATCCGTTAGGGCCTTTTGTGTATCAAAAACACAATCCAATGTCTTATAAACCCGGAGGATTTGTAATTGGAGCCGGACACGGAAATACTTTTGCAGATAATTACGGAAATTATTGGAATACAGGAACCTGTAAAATCTCCATAAAAGACCGTTTTGAGCGTCGTATTGATATGTTTCCTGCAGGATTTGATAAAGATGATGTGATGTATTCTATAACTTCTTATGGAGATTTCCCGATTGTACTTCCAACTTCAGAACGCAATCAGGAGAAAGGAGCTTCTTCAGGATGGATGTTACTTTCTTATAAAAAGCCGGTAACAGTTTCTTCTTCAGAAGAATGTATGGAAGTAGAAACCCACAGAATGGATAATGGCGGTAAAAAAGTATATGAGAAATTTTGTTACGGAGCCAATAATCTAACCGATGAAAATATTCAGACTTATTGGTCAGCAAAGACAGATAAACCGGGCGAATGGCTGCAACTTGATTTAGGCAGACAAATGCAAATAAAGGCGTTGCAGATTAATTATGCAGATCATAAAGCAACGCAATACAATAAAGCAATGGATATTTATTATCAGTATAAAATATTCATGTCTGACGATGCTGAAAACTGGACATTGGTTGTCGACAAATCTCAAAATGCAAAAGATGTTCCGCATGATTATGTTGAATTAACAAAAGCAATAAAAGCACGTTATATCAAAATGGTCAATATTCATAATGCTTCGGGATTATTTGCGATTTCAGATTTTAGAGTTTTTGGAAATGGATTGTCAGAAAAACCAAAACCAGTTTCGAATTTTAAAGTAGATAGAAATGCAAAAGATTCGCGAAACGCAATGATTACATGGAAAAAACAAGCTGATGCAATTGGTTATAATATTTATTACGGAATAAGCCCTGACAAATTGTACAACAGTATTATGGTGTATGATGAAAGTTCTTATGATTTTAGAGGTTTAGACAAAGGCACTAAATATTATTTTACAATAGAAGCTTTTAATGAAAATGGAATTGGAGAAAAAAACAAACTAAAAGAAGTAAAATAA
- a CDS encoding M20/M25/M40 family metallo-hydrolase, producing the protein MKKTILLTVLVLNGLTSFAQSNDGKNIKLFYKKALTEAKCYSWLEYLSNDIGSRLSGSASAEEAVQYTKRQLETLGLDKVYLQDVMVPHWVRGEKETAYILDGKLKTVVPICALGASVATPKAGITAEIIEVKSIKELKELGDKVKGKIVFYNRPMDPENIPTFISYSEAGDQRRSGAEEAAKLGAVGAIVRSLNLRLDDFPHTGNQSYGDLPKEQYIPAAAISTNGAELLSKSLKRNPGLKFYFKQSCETLPDVLSHNVIGELTGTVTPENIMVVGGHLDSWDLADGSHDDGAGVVQSMEVVRILKNLNYKPKNTIRVVLFMNEENGGKGGAKYEEVSKEKKENHIFALESDSGGFTPRGFTIEADDANLKKIQGYKDFFEPYLVNTFIKGHSGSDIEHLTSKAIVKAGLMPDSQRYFDYHHAANDKFDAINKRELELGAATMTSLIYLMDQNGIVLPTVN; encoded by the coding sequence ATGAAAAAAACGATTCTTTTGACTGTTTTGGTCTTAAACGGATTGACATCATTTGCACAATCAAACGATGGAAAAAACATTAAATTATTTTATAAAAAAGCCTTAACCGAAGCGAAATGCTACAGTTGGTTAGAATATTTATCTAACGATATTGGTAGTCGTTTATCAGGTTCTGCAAGTGCCGAAGAAGCAGTTCAGTACACAAAAAGACAATTAGAAACCCTTGGACTTGACAAAGTATATTTACAAGATGTGATGGTTCCGCATTGGGTTCGTGGCGAAAAAGAAACGGCTTATATCTTAGACGGAAAATTAAAAACTGTAGTGCCAATTTGTGCTTTAGGAGCATCTGTTGCAACACCAAAAGCAGGAATTACAGCGGAGATAATTGAAGTAAAAAGTATTAAAGAATTAAAAGAACTTGGAGATAAAGTAAAAGGCAAAATTGTGTTTTACAACAGACCAATGGATCCTGAAAATATACCAACTTTTATATCTTATTCAGAAGCTGGAGATCAAAGAAGAAGCGGAGCTGAGGAAGCTGCAAAACTTGGCGCAGTTGGTGCAATTGTTCGTTCTTTAAATCTACGATTAGATGATTTTCCGCATACAGGAAATCAAAGTTATGGAGATTTACCAAAAGAGCAATATATCCCGGCAGCAGCAATTAGTACAAATGGAGCTGAATTATTAAGCAAATCATTAAAAAGAAATCCGGGTTTGAAATTTTATTTCAAACAATCTTGCGAAACATTGCCTGATGTATTGTCACACAATGTAATTGGTGAATTAACTGGAACAGTAACTCCGGAGAACATTATGGTTGTTGGAGGACATTTAGATTCTTGGGATTTAGCAGATGGTTCTCACGATGACGGAGCAGGAGTAGTGCAAAGTATGGAAGTAGTTCGTATCCTTAAAAACCTAAACTACAAACCTAAAAATACAATTCGTGTTGTATTATTTATGAATGAAGAAAATGGTGGAAAAGGCGGAGCAAAATATGAAGAAGTTTCTAAAGAGAAAAAGGAGAACCATATTTTTGCTTTAGAAAGTGATTCAGGCGGATTCACACCAAGAGGATTTACAATAGAAGCAGACGATGCTAACCTAAAGAAAATTCAAGGATACAAAGACTTTTTCGAACCATATTTGGTTAATACTTTTATAAAAGGACACAGTGGTTCAGATATTGAACATTTAACTTCTAAAGCAATTGTAAAAGCAGGTTTAATGCCAGATTCACAACGTTATTTTGATTATCACCACGCAGCAAATGATAAGTTTGATGCAATAAACAAAAGAGAATTAGAACTTGGAGCAGCAACAATGACCTCATTAATTTATTTAATGGATCAAAACGGAATTGTTCTTCCAACAGTGAATTAA
- a CDS encoding YiiX family permuted papain-like enzyme yields the protein MKKQKYLFLGITFLLSFGLALFVAMSVFPNNPFSKTKKEKTENVAETKLKDGDIIFQTSQSPQCEAVRIATNSKFSHCGIIYNIDGKWFVFEAVQPVKLTPFDEWIQHGKDNKYVVKRLKNADQVLTPIVVQKMQNYSQQFDGKQYDAYFEWTDTKIYCSELVWKIYKNAAGIELSKLRELKDFNLTDARVQKILKERYGNNIPLEEKVIAPVDLADSDLLKTIIDNY from the coding sequence ATGAAAAAACAAAAATATCTGTTTCTGGGAATTACATTTCTGCTAAGTTTTGGTCTTGCTTTATTTGTTGCAATGTCTGTTTTTCCGAATAATCCATTTTCGAAAACTAAGAAGGAAAAAACTGAAAATGTCGCAGAAACTAAACTCAAAGACGGTGATATTATTTTTCAAACCTCACAATCTCCTCAATGTGAAGCGGTAAGAATTGCGACTAATTCAAAATTTTCTCATTGCGGAATTATCTACAATATAGACGGAAAATGGTTTGTTTTTGAAGCTGTTCAACCGGTAAAACTGACTCCGTTTGACGAATGGATTCAACACGGAAAAGACAATAAATATGTTGTAAAACGATTAAAAAATGCTGATCAGGTTTTGACTCCGATTGTAGTGCAAAAGATGCAAAATTACAGTCAGCAGTTTGATGGAAAACAATATGATGCTTATTTTGAATGGACCGATACAAAAATATATTGCTCTGAACTGGTTTGGAAAATATATAAAAATGCGGCTGGTATTGAGCTTTCAAAATTAAGAGAATTGAAAGATTTTAATTTAACCGATGCTCGAGTTCAAAAAATATTAAAAGAAAGATATGGCAATAATATTCCGCTAGAAGAAAAAGTGATCGCTCCTGTTGATCTTGCCGATTCGGATTTATTAAAAACTATTATAGACAACTATTAA